Genomic DNA from Syntrophomonadaceae bacterium:
CCGGTGCTTGGGAGACGACCCAATTAAATCGTCGATAGTAATCCCAAACTCCTGTAACCTGTTTTGATAACGGCCCATCATTTCTTCTTTTTCCCTGGCTTCCTCATCCATCCGGTATTGAGTCCAGGCCTGCTCGGTTTCCAAACGGCCCCAACCGTTTTCCTCCAGCTCCGCCTCCAGGGAAAGATGCCGGTTTTTGGCTTCCCGCCGGAAATAATCCACCAGACGGCGGTGGACGACCATCCTGGCATAGTTTAAAAAGCTCATGCCCCTTTGGGCATCAAAGCTGTCGATAGCCTCATTCAAGGCAATTAAACTGATGCTGACTTCGTCCTGATGCCAGTCTAAAGGGCGGCCGCAAATAGCCGCTGCCATTCCCTTAACCTGGGGAGCCAGCTGGCTGATCAGCTGTTCCCGGGCTAAGCTGTCCTCTTGCCGGGCTTTTAGCACCAGTTCCGCAATTGTTTGTTCGGCCATTACCTGACACCACTCCAATGGATACTTCGCAGGATAACGGGAATTTAG
This window encodes:
- the sigI gene encoding RNA polymerase sigma-I factor, whose product is MAEQTIAELVLKARQEDSLAREQLISQLAPQVKGMAAAICGRPLDWHQDEVSISLIALNEAIDSFDAQRGMSFLNYARMVVHRRLVDYFRREAKNRHLSLEAELEENGWGRLETEQAWTQYRMDEEAREKEEMMGRYQNRLQEFGITIDDLIGSSPKHRDTRQNLMQAAKALVEEPVLLNKLRQQKILPVKEIILLTGFSRKVIETGRRYIIALALVLSEEEFRPIKDIINFPWDERGGKSGQENPGHGN